Proteins found in one Acinetobacter sp. XH1741 genomic segment:
- a CDS encoding GNAT family N-acetyltransferase, with amino-acid sequence MLIRKATKDDTDTIVGIIAPYIDQVISNEEGRSRFKPEVIQTIFDREDIHYFVGEIDQQIVGIVAYMEPSHLMHFFIKKTHLKLGLGRQLWDFIEEKIKNENIDVEKITVNSSFYAQDIYGKFGFIVSGDAAEKWGIRFIPMTKYYALPSEK; translated from the coding sequence ATGTTGATTAGAAAAGCAACGAAAGATGACACAGATACTATCGTTGGCATAATTGCTCCATATATAGATCAAGTGATTTCAAATGAGGAAGGGCGCTCACGCTTTAAACCAGAAGTCATACAAACAATTTTTGATCGAGAAGATATTCATTATTTTGTTGGAGAGATTGATCAACAGATCGTGGGTATAGTCGCTTATATGGAACCCTCACATTTAATGCATTTTTTTATTAAAAAAACACATTTGAAACTAGGTCTAGGGCGACAGCTTTGGGATTTCATAGAAGAAAAAATTAAAAATGAAAATATAGACGTTGAAAAAATTACGGTGAATTCAAGTTTTTATGCTCAAGATATCTATGGAAAATTTGGTTTTATTGTAAGTGGTGATGCTGCTGAAAAATGGGGAATTCGGTTTATCCCGATGACAAAATATTATGCTTTGCCATCAGAAAAATAA
- a CDS encoding copper resistance protein NlpE codes for MKKSLLAIALMSTLLVACNKHENKTETTSDASTPVQTTEASNAVAVDTEHTAENSLDWNGKYKGTLPCADCEGIKTELKLKDDKTYELTETYLGKGDTKPFETHGKFSFNKDNTSIITLDDKGQNRKFFIGENTATALDLEGKKMEGSLAEHYVLKKED; via the coding sequence ATGAAAAAATCATTATTAGCAATTGCACTTATGAGTACTTTACTTGTCGCATGTAATAAACATGAAAATAAAACAGAGACAACTTCTGATGCCTCTACCCCTGTACAAACGACTGAAGCAAGTAATGCTGTTGCCGTAGATACTGAACATACAGCAGAAAACTCACTAGATTGGAACGGTAAATATAAAGGCACTCTTCCATGTGCAGACTGTGAAGGCATTAAAACTGAACTAAAATTAAAAGATGATAAAACGTATGAGTTGACTGAAACTTACTTAGGCAAAGGTGATACAAAACCATTTGAAACACACGGTAAATTTAGTTTCAATAAAGACAATACTTCTATTATTACCTTAGATGATAAAGGACAAAACCGTAAATTCTTTATTGGTGAAAATACAGCGACTGCTTTAGATCTTGAAGGTAAGAAAATGGAAGGTTCTTTAGCTGAACATTATGTATTGAAAAAAGAAGATTAA
- a CDS encoding urease accessory UreF family protein, which produces MSMHNAAQLLQLLTLSSTALPVGAYCYSQGVETAIDIGLIHDESSAIAYFEEVLEMLLVRFELPVLKRHMQYYDDPDQFLVWANLYKASRESKELLAESQQLAFSLNAWIRDVLKKTVEVKKQFGFVPVYAQLCGRLELKDIDVLTAYTFTVLENQVLAAVKTVPLGQMAGQRILWHLHGLVPQAVEKALKLNDEQLSSALPRYAMLSMKHETQYSRLFRS; this is translated from the coding sequence ATGTCCATGCATAACGCAGCACAATTACTTCAACTACTGACACTGTCTTCTACGGCATTGCCAGTTGGAGCATATTGTTATTCTCAAGGTGTAGAAACAGCCATAGATATTGGTTTGATACATGATGAAAGCTCTGCAATTGCTTATTTTGAAGAGGTACTTGAAATGCTGTTGGTACGGTTTGAGTTACCCGTACTCAAACGTCATATGCAATATTATGATGACCCAGACCAATTTTTAGTTTGGGCAAATTTATATAAAGCCAGCCGCGAAAGCAAAGAGTTACTCGCTGAATCTCAGCAGTTAGCATTTTCTTTAAATGCTTGGATTAGAGATGTTTTAAAAAAAACGGTCGAGGTAAAAAAACAATTTGGTTTTGTACCTGTCTATGCACAGTTATGTGGACGCTTAGAACTTAAAGACATTGATGTACTCACAGCCTATACATTTACAGTTTTAGAAAATCAGGTTTTGGCAGCAGTAAAAACGGTTCCGTTAGGACAAATGGCGGGGCAAAGAATTTTATGGCATTTGCATGGGCTAGTACCACAAGCGGTAGAAAAAGCTTTAAAACTTAATGATGAGCAATTGAGTAGTGCTTTACCCCGCTATGCCATGCTGAGCATGAAACACGAAACACAATATTCACGGTTATTTAGATCTTAA
- the ureG gene encoding urease accessory protein UreG: MTERSPLRVGIGGPVGSGKTALTLNLCRALRDKYNMAVVTNDIYTKEDSNFLTRNEAMSPERIVGVETGGCPHTAIREDASINLAAIDDLCEKFDGLELIIIESGGDNLAATFSPELSDLTLYVIDVAGGEKIPRKGGPGITKSDLLIINKTDLAPMVGANLDVMDQDAKRMRGEKPFLFSNMKTQDGLEEIIQFIEKQGLFKV, encoded by the coding sequence ATGACAGAACGTAGTCCATTACGAGTAGGAATTGGTGGGCCAGTAGGTTCAGGCAAAACAGCACTTACGCTTAACCTATGCCGTGCATTGCGTGATAAATACAATATGGCTGTAGTGACAAATGATATTTATACCAAAGAAGACTCAAACTTTTTAACCCGTAACGAAGCGATGTCACCAGAGCGTATTGTTGGTGTTGAAACAGGTGGGTGCCCACATACAGCAATTCGTGAAGATGCCTCAATTAACCTGGCTGCAATTGATGATTTATGTGAAAAATTTGATGGTCTAGAACTGATTATTATTGAAAGTGGTGGTGATAATCTGGCAGCAACATTTAGCCCAGAACTTTCTGATTTAACCTTATATGTGATTGATGTTGCTGGTGGTGAAAAGATTCCTCGTAAAGGGGGGCCTGGTATTACCAAGTCAGATTTGCTCATTATTAATAAAACTGACCTTGCACCTATGGTGGGCGCTAATCTTGATGTGATGGACCAAGATGCGAAACGTATGCGCGGTGAAAAGCCATTTTTATTTTCAAACATGAAAACACAAGATGGGCTTGAAGAAATTATTCAATTTATTGAGAAGCAAGGTCTGTTTAAAGTGTAA
- the nth gene encoding endonuclease III — MAVKNMTKKQIQIFFERLREQRPSPQTELKYSSPFELLIAVMLSAQATDISVNKATDKLYPIANTAEKIYNLGVDGLKEYIKTIGLYNAKAENVIKTCRILMEQFNGEVPNNRKDLEALPGVGRKTANVVLNTAFGQPTMAVDTHIFRVGNRTGLAVGKNVLEVEHRLVKVIPKEFIIDAHHWLILHGRYCCIARKPKCSECVVSDVCNWPDRFEFGAIKAIPTKDLS; from the coding sequence ATGGCCGTCAAAAATATGACGAAAAAGCAGATTCAAATTTTCTTTGAACGCCTTCGTGAACAAAGACCTTCTCCACAAACCGAATTAAAATATTCTTCTCCGTTTGAATTGTTAATTGCCGTCATGTTATCGGCACAAGCGACCGACATCAGCGTTAATAAAGCAACGGATAAACTCTACCCTATCGCCAATACTGCTGAAAAAATCTACAACTTAGGCGTAGATGGACTTAAAGAATATATAAAGACCATTGGTCTTTATAACGCGAAAGCTGAAAATGTCATTAAGACATGTAGGATTTTAATGGAGCAATTTAACGGCGAAGTTCCAAATAACAGAAAAGACTTGGAAGCTTTACCGGGTGTAGGACGTAAAACAGCAAACGTTGTTTTAAATACAGCATTCGGACAACCGACTATGGCGGTCGATACTCATATTTTCCGTGTAGGAAATCGTACTGGTTTAGCAGTAGGCAAAAATGTACTTGAGGTTGAACACCGTCTGGTTAAGGTGATTCCGAAAGAGTTTATTATAGATGCACACCACTGGCTCATATTACATGGTCGTTACTGTTGTATCGCCCGTAAACCAAAATGCTCAGAATGCGTGGTTTCAGATGTCTGCAACTGGCCTGACCGCTTTGAATTTGGCGCTATAAAAGCAATTCCAACCAAAGACCTCAGTTAA
- the ureC gene encoding urease subunit alpha, translated as MKMSRRAYAEMFGPTVGDRIRLADTELFIEVEQDLTTYGEEVKFGGGKVIRDGMGQSQLLADEVADTVITNALIVDWWGVVKADVGLKNGRIWKIGKAGNPDIQPDITIPLGAATEVIAGEGQILTAGGIDTHIHWICPQQVETALMSGTTTMVGGGTGPAAGTSATTVTPGPWHIATILQAIDDLPMNIGLLGKGNLSLPDPVREQIKAGVIGLKLHEDWGSTPAAIDNCLSVADEFDVQVAIHTDTLNEGGFLEETLAAFKDRTIHTYHTEGAGGGHAPDILKAIGQSNVLPSSTNPTRPYTINTIDEHLDMLMVCHHLDPAIAEDIAFAESRIRRETIAAEDILQDLGAIAMMSSDSQAMGRVGEVILRTWQTAHKMKIQRGPLEGDNEFHDNNRVKRYIAKYTINPAITHGLSHEIGSIEVGKLADLVLWKPAFFGVKPSMIIKGGMIAAAPMGDINASIPTPQPVHYRPMFGAYPRGVHNTCITFLSQAAIDEKVAEKLKLKKLISPCKNTRSITKADMKHNTYCPVMHVHPETYEVRADGQLLTCEPADVLPMAQRYFLF; from the coding sequence ATGAAAATGTCACGTCGTGCATACGCTGAAATGTTTGGACCAACGGTTGGAGATCGTATTCGGCTGGCCGATACAGAGCTTTTTATTGAAGTCGAGCAAGACTTAACGACATATGGTGAAGAAGTTAAATTTGGCGGCGGAAAAGTTATTCGTGATGGGATGGGGCAATCTCAGCTTTTAGCTGATGAGGTTGCTGATACAGTGATTACCAATGCTTTAATCGTGGATTGGTGGGGAGTTGTAAAGGCGGATGTTGGTTTGAAAAATGGCCGAATCTGGAAAATAGGAAAGGCCGGAAATCCTGATATTCAACCTGACATCACCATTCCTTTGGGTGCTGCAACAGAAGTGATTGCTGGTGAAGGGCAAATCTTAACGGCAGGCGGGATTGATACTCATATTCACTGGATTTGTCCGCAGCAAGTTGAAACTGCGCTCATGTCAGGTACCACAACAATGGTTGGTGGTGGTACAGGACCAGCGGCAGGCACTTCGGCAACGACAGTGACTCCCGGGCCTTGGCATATTGCGACCATATTGCAGGCGATTGATGATTTGCCTATGAATATTGGTCTGTTAGGCAAAGGAAATTTGAGTTTGCCAGATCCAGTTCGTGAGCAAATTAAAGCTGGGGTAATCGGGTTAAAACTACATGAAGACTGGGGCTCAACACCTGCGGCTATTGATAACTGTTTGAGTGTAGCTGACGAGTTTGATGTACAAGTTGCAATTCACACAGATACTTTAAATGAAGGTGGTTTTTTAGAAGAAACTCTGGCGGCTTTTAAAGACCGTACCATTCATACGTATCACACAGAAGGTGCAGGCGGTGGACATGCACCAGACATTTTAAAAGCAATTGGGCAAAGTAACGTGTTGCCATCTTCGACCAACCCAACGCGGCCATATACCATTAATACCATTGATGAGCATTTAGATATGCTCATGGTATGCCACCATTTAGACCCTGCAATTGCTGAAGATATTGCTTTTGCAGAAAGTCGGATTCGCCGTGAAACCATCGCTGCCGAAGATATTTTGCAAGACTTAGGCGCAATTGCCATGATGTCTTCTGACTCTCAAGCGATGGGTCGGGTGGGTGAAGTGATTTTACGTACTTGGCAAACTGCTCACAAAATGAAAATTCAACGTGGACCTCTAGAGGGTGACAATGAGTTTCATGATAATAATCGAGTTAAACGTTACATTGCCAAATATACCATTAACCCTGCAATTACTCATGGTTTAAGTCATGAAATTGGTTCGATTGAAGTCGGAAAACTTGCTGATTTAGTGTTGTGGAAACCTGCTTTCTTTGGTGTGAAACCTTCCATGATTATTAAAGGTGGCATGATTGCAGCCGCACCGATGGGTGACATTAACGCCTCAATTCCGACGCCTCAACCCGTACATTATCGTCCGATGTTTGGTGCCTATCCGCGTGGTGTGCATAACACTTGTATTACCTTTTTATCTCAAGCGGCAATTGATGAAAAGGTTGCTGAAAAGTTAAAACTTAAAAAGTTAATTAGTCCGTGTAAAAACACGCGTTCAATTACCAAAGCTGATATGAAACACAACACATATTGTCCAGTTATGCATGTTCATCCTGAAACTTACGAGGTGCGGGCTGATGGTCAGTTATTAACATGTGAACCTGCTGATGTATTACCGATGGCTCAGCGTTATTTCTTGTTTTAA
- a CDS encoding urease accessory protein UreD, which produces MNRIQQFSQTSLAPFWYAKLELGFCFKNSRTIMNHRKHYGPVRVQKMLWPEKTGVCHTIIVHPPAGIAGGDHLTFQIETEHQAHAVVTTPGAGKWYRTNGKQAFQHIYLNVKNESILEWMPQETMLFDGALAHSETHIHLDQTASFIGWDMLVLGRQARAESFVEGSYYNQFKLWRENKLLVADTLYFEGGDRWLSSCLGMNNQAVMASFWAVPPEKFRTSFYLEQHVELIRELIMRMDVSVTLTLLEDVFCARFLGNDVRRCHDAFAAIRARLRRYWFDLDEEFPRIWKT; this is translated from the coding sequence ATGAATCGGATTCAACAGTTTTCTCAAACTTCTTTAGCACCATTTTGGTATGCAAAATTAGAACTTGGTTTTTGTTTTAAAAATTCTCGCACCATAATGAATCATAGGAAACATTATGGCCCTGTTCGGGTGCAAAAAATGCTCTGGCCTGAAAAGACTGGCGTTTGCCACACCATTATTGTTCATCCGCCTGCGGGTATTGCAGGTGGTGATCATCTTACTTTTCAGATTGAAACAGAACATCAGGCGCATGCTGTTGTTACTACTCCTGGGGCTGGAAAATGGTATAGAACCAACGGTAAGCAAGCTTTTCAGCATATTTATTTGAATGTGAAAAATGAATCTATTTTAGAGTGGATGCCACAAGAAACTATGCTGTTTGACGGTGCTTTAGCACACTCAGAAACACATATTCATCTTGATCAAACAGCAAGTTTTATTGGATGGGATATGCTGGTATTGGGACGACAGGCTCGAGCCGAGAGTTTTGTTGAAGGAAGTTATTACAATCAGTTTAAATTATGGCGTGAAAATAAATTATTAGTTGCCGATACCTTATATTTTGAGGGGGGAGATCGCTGGTTAAGTTCTTGTTTAGGAATGAACAATCAGGCAGTGATGGCAAGTTTTTGGGCTGTACCACCTGAGAAATTCCGTACCTCATTTTATTTAGAGCAACATGTTGAACTCATTCGTGAACTAATCATGCGTATGGATGTTTCCGTTACTCTAACTTTATTAGAAGATGTATTCTGTGCTCGTTTTTTAGGAAATGATGTACGACGTTGTCATGATGCTTTTGCAGCTATAAGAGCGAGATTGAGACGTTATTGGTTTGATTTAGATGAGGAATTTCCAAGAATTTGGAAAACCTAA
- the ureE gene encoding urease accessory protein UreE: MKIYTQRLEDISPNQTFETVELTFDTRQKSRFRATLASGVDIGADLPRTGILRSGSYIATQQGDVLRVDAKPERLMQVSATTDFDLLKAAYHLGNRHVPLMLTPTALYFEPDHVLAEMVEGLGLTVTEIDHPFEPESGAYAQHSHDHRLSPIKALHHVHA; the protein is encoded by the coding sequence ATGAAAATCTATACCCAGCGTCTTGAAGATATTTCTCCTAATCAGACATTTGAAACAGTTGAGTTAACGTTTGATACTCGTCAAAAATCACGGTTTCGAGCGACTTTAGCGAGTGGCGTCGATATTGGTGCCGATTTACCACGTACTGGCATTTTGCGTAGTGGTTCTTATATTGCAACTCAACAAGGTGATGTACTACGTGTTGATGCTAAGCCTGAACGTTTGATGCAAGTCAGTGCAACAACTGATTTTGATTTACTTAAAGCTGCTTATCACCTAGGTAACCGACATGTGCCATTAATGCTAACGCCGACAGCTTTATATTTTGAACCTGATCATGTGCTTGCAGAAATGGTAGAGGGGTTAGGACTGACAGTGACAGAAATTGATCATCCATTTGAACCCGAAAGCGGTGCTTATGCACAGCATAGTCATGACCATCGTTTAAGCCCAATCAAAGCTTTGCATCATGTCCATGCATAA
- a CDS encoding HupE/UreJ family protein, producing MNFIKKWSVGLLSMLPALVMAHPGHDHAHSGFVAGFIHPFTGLDHLVMALGFGVLLWSAAKQWKIAGIITLSITLILGFLIGAQGLVPSNIAEYGIIASLIITAIALWTKSNRILPIAAALLASFHGIAHGVELAHAGHMVALVTGMVAGMALIYCGGLALGAILSRYVPYGKKIVGACAAIVAVIGLS from the coding sequence ATGAACTTCATTAAAAAATGGAGCGTTGGGCTCCTTAGTATGTTACCTGCGTTAGTCATGGCGCATCCGGGACATGATCATGCACATTCAGGTTTTGTGGCAGGTTTTATTCATCCTTTTACTGGTTTAGATCATTTAGTCATGGCCTTGGGTTTTGGTGTCTTGCTATGGTCAGCAGCTAAACAGTGGAAAATTGCTGGCATAATCACTTTAAGCATTACCTTAATTTTAGGCTTTCTAATAGGTGCTCAAGGTTTAGTGCCTTCAAATATTGCTGAATATGGAATTATTGCTTCTTTGATTATTACAGCGATTGCACTATGGACAAAATCAAATCGGATTTTACCCATTGCCGCAGCTTTACTCGCAAGCTTTCATGGTATAGCGCATGGTGTTGAACTCGCACATGCGGGGCATATGGTTGCATTAGTAACTGGTATGGTTGCTGGTATGGCACTTATCTATTGCGGTGGTTTAGCATTAGGAGCAATACTTTCGCGATATGTGCCATATGGCAAAAAGATTGTAGGTGCCTGTGCAGCAATCGTTGCAGTGATTGGTTTAAGTTAA
- a CDS encoding urease subunit beta: MIPGEIITPETDIELNVGRETLKVIVANLGDRPIQVGSHFHFYEANDALQFDREAAKGFRLNIAAGTAIRFEPGQTRQVELVALAGKREVYGFAGRVMGRLDENVD, translated from the coding sequence ATGATCCCCGGCGAAATTATTACCCCAGAGACTGATATTGAACTCAATGTCGGACGAGAAACTTTAAAAGTTATAGTGGCTAATCTTGGTGATCGGCCTATTCAGGTAGGTTCGCATTTTCACTTTTATGAAGCAAATGATGCATTACAGTTTGATCGTGAGGCAGCAAAAGGCTTTCGGTTAAATATCGCGGCGGGTACGGCAATACGTTTTGAACCAGGACAAACTCGTCAAGTCGAGTTGGTTGCTTTAGCGGGTAAGCGAGAAGTATATGGTTTCGCAGGCCGAGTCATGGGGCGTTTGGATGAAAATGTTGATTAG
- the adk gene encoding adenylate kinase — translation MRIILLGPPGAGKGTQAQLICKRYNVPQISTGDMLRAAIREGTELGLKAKSVMESGGLVSDELIIGLVKERIAQPDCANGCIFDGFPRTIPQAEALEKEGISIDHVIEIDVPDEEIVKRLSGRRQHPASGRVYHTVYNPPKVEGKDDETGEDLVQRPDDQEETIRKRLASYHTETEQLVGFYQGRAASGENAPTYDKLDGLRTIEDVQKDLFNILDK, via the coding sequence ATGCGCATTATCTTACTCGGACCACCTGGGGCAGGCAAAGGGACTCAGGCTCAGTTGATCTGTAAGCGCTACAATGTCCCACAAATTTCAACCGGTGATATGCTCCGTGCTGCGATTCGTGAAGGTACTGAATTAGGTCTAAAAGCTAAAAGTGTAATGGAATCTGGTGGTTTGGTTTCAGATGAACTTATTATCGGTTTAGTAAAAGAACGTATTGCTCAGCCTGACTGTGCAAATGGCTGCATTTTTGATGGTTTCCCACGCACAATTCCTCAAGCAGAAGCATTGGAAAAAGAAGGCATTAGCATTGATCACGTGATCGAAATTGATGTGCCTGACGAAGAAATCGTAAAACGTCTTTCTGGTCGCCGTCAGCACCCGGCTTCTGGTCGTGTTTACCACACTGTATACAATCCACCTAAAGTGGAAGGTAAAGATGACGAAACTGGTGAAGATCTTGTTCAACGTCCAGATGACCAAGAAGAAACAATTCGTAAGCGTTTAGCGTCTTATCACACTGAAACAGAGCAATTGGTTGGTTTCTACCAAGGCCGTGCAGCTTCTGGTGAAAATGCTCCGACTTATGACAAGCTTGATGGCTTGCGTACAATTGAAGATGTACAAAAAGATTTGTTCAACATCTTAGACAAATAA
- the ureA gene encoding urease subunit gamma, translating to MELNPTEKDKLLIFTAGLVAERRKARGLKLNYPEAVAFISAALLEGARDGMTVSELMHFGTTLLKREDVMDGVPEMIADVQVEATFPDGSKLVTVHQPIV from the coding sequence ATGGAACTCAATCCAACAGAAAAAGATAAGTTACTCATTTTTACCGCAGGTTTAGTGGCTGAACGTCGTAAAGCGAGAGGCTTGAAGCTGAATTATCCAGAAGCAGTTGCATTTATTTCCGCAGCCTTACTTGAAGGTGCGCGGGATGGTATGACGGTGAGTGAACTCATGCACTTTGGTACAACCTTATTAAAACGTGAAGATGTCATGGACGGCGTACCTGAAATGATTGCTGATGTGCAGGTTGAAGCCACTTTTCCTGATGGTTCGAAGTTAGTCACTGTCCATCAGCCTATCGTATAA
- the mrdA gene encoding penicillin-binding protein 2 has product MKQHFPLKDIQQEKRIYRGRIFFAVGLVIICLLVLASRYAYLQIFHYDEFSTASDKNRIRLQPLPPARGYIYDRNGVLLADNYPVFTATLSKADVENVDTVVEQLQPILELSQEDVDRFKSRIKTARKTERVAIKLNLTETNIAKFSEVKYKFPGVRIETQMTRYYPHGELFGHVIGYVGRINDKELKSIDKDLYAGTNLIGKIGVEKSYEDLLHGTPGYESVEADAHSNILRHLGRKDPTRGNDLYLSLDYGLQVVASQQLAGRRGAIVAIDPRTGEILALVSSPSFNPNLFVTGINHKDYSSLRDNIDQPLYNRAVQGAYPPGSTIKPMEAMGGLHYGIVDWSTAISDPGYFHLPGDSHKFRDWKKTGHGIVNMHKAIIMSCDTYFYILANQMGIDQMNQWMRQFGFGQKTGVDLPSESEGLYPSPEWKMRTRKTKWMKGETISVSIGQGAFTATPLQLAMATAITANHGSHVVPHVLRATHGAKPFTVRNAPDGKINFNGTDEDWVKMRDAMIDVIQSGTGRGIRTSLYQIAGKTGTAQVKSIAQGKRYNEAALSERQLDHGLFVGFAPADKPEIAIAVIWENGRHGGSAAQLAKPIFDYWLLTRNKNPIRPANHQVNGGLMTAGIKPGELPSGGETASSTPAAATTTTAASAPQAAPVTNEIDE; this is encoded by the coding sequence ATGAAACAGCACTTTCCTTTAAAAGATATCCAGCAAGAAAAGCGCATTTATCGAGGTCGTATATTTTTTGCCGTAGGGCTTGTGATTATCTGCTTATTAGTGCTAGCCAGTCGCTACGCTTATCTGCAAATTTTCCATTACGATGAGTTCTCGACTGCATCGGATAAAAACCGTATTCGCTTACAACCCCTTCCTCCTGCTCGTGGTTATATTTATGACCGAAATGGAGTTTTACTTGCTGATAATTACCCGGTTTTTACTGCAACATTAAGTAAAGCAGACGTTGAGAATGTTGATACGGTTGTTGAGCAATTACAGCCCATTTTAGAACTCTCTCAAGAAGATGTAGATCGTTTTAAAAGTCGTATTAAAACCGCTCGCAAAACTGAACGTGTGGCAATTAAGCTCAACTTAACCGAGACAAATATTGCCAAGTTTAGTGAGGTGAAGTACAAATTCCCTGGGGTTAGAATTGAAACCCAGATGACACGCTACTATCCGCATGGCGAATTGTTTGGTCATGTTATTGGATATGTGGGTCGTATTAACGATAAAGAATTAAAAAGTATTGATAAAGACTTATACGCTGGCACAAACCTGATTGGTAAAATTGGCGTAGAAAAAAGCTATGAAGATCTACTTCATGGAACACCTGGTTATGAATCTGTAGAAGCAGATGCCCATAGTAATATTTTGCGGCATTTAGGTCGTAAAGACCCAACACGTGGCAACGACTTATACTTATCATTAGATTATGGTTTACAAGTCGTTGCATCACAGCAACTTGCTGGTCGTCGTGGTGCAATCGTTGCAATAGACCCACGTACAGGTGAAATTCTTGCGCTGGTTTCAAGCCCAAGCTTTAACCCGAACTTATTTGTGACGGGTATTAATCATAAAGATTATAGTTCTCTACGCGACAACATAGACCAACCTCTTTATAACCGTGCAGTTCAAGGTGCGTATCCGCCAGGCTCAACCATTAAACCAATGGAAGCAATGGGTGGTTTACATTATGGTATTGTCGATTGGTCTACTGCCATCTCCGATCCAGGTTATTTCCACTTACCGGGCGACTCTCACAAATTCCGTGACTGGAAGAAAACTGGTCACGGCATCGTGAACATGCACAAAGCCATTATCATGTCTTGTGATACCTATTTTTATATTTTGGCAAATCAAATGGGCATCGACCAGATGAACCAATGGATGCGTCAATTTGGCTTTGGTCAAAAAACAGGTGTCGACTTACCAAGTGAAAGTGAAGGTTTATACCCAAGTCCTGAATGGAAAATGCGTACGCGCAAAACTAAATGGATGAAGGGTGAAACAATTTCAGTCAGTATTGGTCAAGGTGCATTTACTGCAACTCCATTACAGCTTGCTATGGCAACTGCCATTACAGCAAACCATGGCTCACATGTGGTGCCACATGTTTTACGCGCAACACATGGTGCTAAACCATTTACAGTACGTAATGCACCAGATGGAAAAATTAATTTCAATGGTACAGACGAAGACTGGGTAAAAATGCGAGATGCTATGATTGATGTAATTCAATCAGGTACTGGGCGTGGTATTCGCACATCGCTCTATCAAATTGCCGGAAAAACAGGTACTGCACAGGTTAAAAGTATTGCGCAAGGCAAGCGCTATAATGAAGCTGCTCTTAGTGAGCGCCAACTTGACCATGGTCTCTTTGTCGGATTTGCACCAGCAGATAAACCTGAAATTGCAATTGCTGTCATTTGGGAAAATGGTCGTCATGGTGGTTCAGCAGCTCAACTTGCTAAACCTATATTTGATTACTGGTTATTAACCCGCAATAAAAATCCGATTCGTCCAGCCAACCATCAAGTCAATGGTGGTCTTATGACAGCAGGAATTAAACCAGGTGAACTCCCAAGTGGTGGTGAAACTGCTAGTTCTACGCCAGCAGCGGCTACGACTACCACAGCAGCCTCTGCCCCTCAAGCAGCCCCTGTTACAAATGAGATTGATGAATAA
- the rsmD gene encoding 16S rRNA (guanine(966)-N(2))-methyltransferase RsmD: MKNQLRIIGGEWKRRVLPFASIEGLRPTPDRVRETLFNWLMWDIQNAQVLDICTGSGALGFEALSRGAASVYMIEPDKTQSQFLKDNIQLLKAQNCHLVNATAQQALPRLKEQFDVVFLDPPYSLDLWQELAHLADSHIKKNGYIYVEADRDLSQLQLPASWQQVKTTKAGTVHAGLYQKI; this comes from the coding sequence ATGAAAAATCAATTACGTATTATTGGAGGCGAATGGAAAAGACGCGTTTTACCATTTGCCAGTATTGAGGGTTTAAGACCAACCCCAGATCGTGTCCGTGAAACGTTATTTAACTGGCTCATGTGGGACATCCAAAACGCTCAGGTTCTCGATATCTGCACCGGCTCTGGTGCTTTAGGTTTTGAAGCACTTTCGCGTGGTGCCGCATCTGTTTATATGATTGAACCCGATAAGACCCAATCACAATTTTTAAAAGATAATATTCAATTACTAAAAGCGCAGAATTGTCATTTAGTCAATGCAACTGCTCAACAAGCTTTGCCGCGCTTAAAAGAACAGTTTGATGTAGTTTTTTTAGATCCACCTTATAGTCTCGATTTATGGCAAGAGCTTGCCCACTTGGCAGATTCACACATTAAAAAGAATGGATACATTTATGTTGAGGCTGACCGAGATTTATCTCAGCTTCAACTTCCTGCATCATGGCAACAAGTTAAAACCACTAAAGCTGGTACAGTCCATGCAGGGCTTTATCAGAAAATTTAA